Proteins co-encoded in one Brassica oleracea var. oleracea cultivar TO1000 chromosome C4, BOL, whole genome shotgun sequence genomic window:
- the LOC106340847 gene encoding uncharacterized protein LOC106340847, whose protein sequence is MNPQTKSVHHMSDRSMCVSEFNSNTTAFTQIFLISTIGLLLAVSLLYRLRKLRYSKIIPRLRVSHKHKGHEKLERFSHYVVRQMGFKDRRECPHLCKLASEYIRKSGCCEEDIYSFFSEEPDADSLFIKLVEEFERCILSYFAYHWSHADLMISQILSADAEPKKKLKHIVMAATREQRFERVTKNLKVARVFNTLVEEMKAMGIASVDDSECTEVMAPVAHKDRSPVLLLMGGGMGAGKSTVLKEILKEPFWAGADAVVIEADAFKESDVIYRALSSRGHVDMVKTAEFVHQSSTDAASSLLVTALNEGRDVIMDGTLSWVPFVVQTVTMARNVHRHRYRMGAGYKVGENGDVIENYWERIGERQQLQEDGRERKPYRIELVGIVCDAYLAVIRGIRRAIMCRRAVRVRSQLRSHKRFADAFLTYCNIVDNARLYCTNALEGSPKLIGWKEKEKTLLVDPEEIDCLKNVGRLNEDAESIYELYSRPNPACEAGSIWKDIVLSPSRFNVQQELKYSIQKVERFKQHLQESPR, encoded by the exons ATGAATCCCCAAACCAAATCCGTTCATCATATGTCAGACAGATCAATGTGTGTTTCAGAGTTTAACAGCAACACGACGGCCTTCACACAGATTTTCTTAATCTCAACCATTGGCTTGCTCTTAGCCGTCTCACTGCTTTACCGTCTAAGGAAGCTACGTTACTCCAAGATCATCCCTCGTCTCAGAGTGTCTCACAAACACAAAGGCCATGAGAAGCTCGAGAGATTCTCTCACTACGTTG TGAGGCAGATGGGATTCAAGGACAGGAGAGAATGTCCTCATCTCTGCAAATTAGCCAGTGAGTACATAAGGAAATCAGGTTGCTGCGAGGAAGACATCTACAGCTTTTTCTCTGAAGAGCCTGATGCTGACTCTCTCTTCATTAAACTCGTTGAGGAGTTTGAGAGATGTATTCTCAGTTACTTTGCTTACCACTGGAGCCATGCCGATCTCATGATCAGTCAG ATACTTAGCGCTGATGCTGAGCCTAAGAAGAAGCTCAAGCACATTGTCATGGCAGCAACAAG GGAGCAGAGGTTTGAGAGGGTGACTAAAAATCTAAAAGTTGCAAGAGTATTCAACACATTGGTAGAGGAAATGAAAGCAATGGGGATTGCATCCGTTGATGACTCGGAATGTACAGAAGTGATGGCTCCAGTTGCACACAAGGACAGGAGCCCGGTTCTACTCCTCATGGGTGGTGGTATGGGTGCAGGAAAGAGCACTGTCCTTAAAGAGATTCTCAAGGA ACCATTTTGGGCAGGAGCAGATGCTGTGGTTATTGAAGCCGATGCTTTCAAAGAATCTGATGTCATATACAGAGCTCTAAGCTCCAGAGGCCATGTTGATATGGTCAAGACTGCTGAATTC GTTCACCAATCATCAACAGATGCAGCATCATCTCTCCTCGTTACAGCCCTCAACGAAGGGAGAGACGTGATAATGGATGGAACACTCTCTTGGGTACCATTTGTAGTCCAAACCGTAACCATGGCGAGGAATGTGCATCGCCATCGCTACAGAATGGGAGCAGGCTACAAGGTTGGTGAAAACGGAGATGTTATAGAGAACTACTGGGAACGCATAGGGGAAAGACAACAGCTGCAAGAAGATGGAAGGGAGAGAAAGCCATACAGGATAGAGTTAGTTGGCATTGTGTGTGATGCCTATTTAGCTGTGATTCGAGGCATTAG GAGAGCAATAATGTGTAGAAGAGCGGTTAGGGTGAGATCTCAGCTGAGGTCTCACAAGAGGTTTGCGGATGCGTTTCTTACTTATTGCAACATAGTTGACAATGCAAGGCTTTACTGCACCAATGCTCTTGAAGGTTCTCCAAAG CTGATAGGATGGAAAGAAAAGGAAAAGACATTGCTAGTGGATCCAGAGGAGATAGACTGTTTGAAGAATGTAGGGAGGTTGAACGAGGATGCGGAATCTATTTATGAGCTGTACAGTAGACCAAACCCTGCTTGTGAAGCTGGATCGATATGGAAAGACATTGTTCTTTCTCCTTCCAGGTTCAACGTTCAACAGGAGCTCAAATACTCAATTCAGAAAGTGGAAAGATTCAAACAACATCTCCAAGAATCACCAAGGTGA
- the LOC106336845 gene encoding histone H1.2-like has protein sequence MSTEEETKVVESGDAEATAAATEKKPAARKKKTKEAKPPAKKLAAAPRKRTTSSHPPYEEMIKDAIVTLKERTGSSQYAIQKFIEEKQKSLPPTFRKLLLVNLRRLVASGKLVKVKASFKIPSAKPAATTKPAKKKPAAAVTKPKGKAAAPAKTKPAAKGAKKPAAAAAAAAAKPKAKTTTTKAAAKPKPKTKSVAAVSKTKAVAAKPKAKERPAKASRTSTRTSPGKKGAPAKKAAPAKKAAAATKKAPAKSVKVKSPAKRASTRKK, from the exons ATGTCGACGGAGGAAGAAACCAAGGTCGTTGAGTCAGGAGACGCCGAAGCGACTGCGGCGGCGACGGAGAAGAAGCCTGCGGCGAGGAAGAAGAAGACTAAGGAGGCTAAGCCGCCGGCGAAGAAACTTGCTGCTGCTCCGAGGAAGAGAACCACTTCGTCTCATCCTCCTTACGAAGAG ATGATCAAAGATGCGATCGTGACGTTGAAGGAGAGAACCGGATCTAGCCAATACGCGATTCAGAAGTTCATCGAGGAGAAGCAGAAGTCGCTTCCTCCTACTTTCAGGAAGCTTCTCCTCGTCAATCTCAGGAGACTCGTCGCTTCCGGGAAGCTCGTCAAAGTCAAAGCCTCTTTCAAGATTCCGTCTGCTAAACCGGCGGCTACGACTAAACCGGCGAAGAAGAAACCAGCTGCTGCTGTTACTAAACCGAAGGGTAAAGCAGCTGCTCCTGCTAAGACCAAACCGGCTGCTAAAGGAGCCAAGAAACCTGCTGCTGCTGCTGCTGCTGCTGCTGCTAAGCCTAAGGCAAAAACCACAACAACTAAAGCTGCTGCGAAGCCCAAACCTAAGACGAAGAGTGTAGCTGCTGTTTCGAAGACTAAGGCGGTTGCTGCTAAGCCTAAGGCGAAGGAGAGACCTGCTAAAGCGTCAAGGACTTCGACTAGGACATCTCCAGGGAAGAAGGGTGCTCCTGCTAAGAAGGCAGCTCCGGCTAAGAAAGCGGCTGCTGCGACTAAGAAGGCTCCGGCTAAGAGTGTGAAGGTTAAATCTCCAGCGAAGAGGGCTTCGACGAGGAAGAAGTGA
- the LOC106338167 gene encoding uncharacterized protein LOC106338167 produces MWQDHIVAHFHGLIPPPAKILADLNPAWGKFRKITIRIVSETSCLIYIPCVQTREWVLQVGYWQVDHVAFSVFPWSPDGNLSPPELLTTPTWVVLKNVPPQLYSLDGISVVASRIGEPFCTEKSRLDPYHFGNTKIKVEISLEETPPEVVEVCDTVGNKAIINVEYPRLPLKCCNCGRFSHLMRRCPKPAMKKTSQLPKPESTPKIASVTTKVSLENSQEDQITSIDQPLPVSSLVENHKSSVSRRRRSRSRSKKNVKSQRSG; encoded by the coding sequence ATGTGGCAAGATCACATCGTTGCTCACTTTCATGGGTTAATTCCTCCTCCAGCAAAGATTCTCGCTGATCTTAACCCAGCTTGGGGTAAGTTCAGGAAGATAACAATAAGAATTGTCTCAGAAACCTCATGCCTCATCTACATTCCGTGTGTGCAAACAAGAGAGTGGGTCCTCCAGGTTGGATACTGGCAAGTCGACCATGTAGCTTTCTCGGTTTTCCCATGGTCACCTGACGGTAATCTCTCTCCTCCAGAGCTGCTTACAACCCCCACCTGGGTAGTTCTTAAAAATGTTCCACCTCAGTTATACTCGCTCGATGGAATCAGTGTAGTCGCTAGCAGAATTGGCGAACCATTCTGCACAGAAAAGTCAAGACTCGATCCATATCACTTCGGTAATACCAAGATTAAAGTTGAGATCAGTCTCGAAGAAACGCCTCCGGAAGTTGTTGAAGTTTGTGATACAGTAGGAAATAAGGCCATAATCAATGTGGAGTATCCAAGGTTACCGCTGAAATGCTGTAATTGTGGTAGGTTCAGCCATCTAATGAGAAGGTGTCCAAAGCCCGCTATGAAGAAGACTTCGCAACTACCGAAACCGGAAAGTACTCCTAAAATTGCCTCTGTTACAACTAAAGTGTCACTTGAGAACTCTCAGGAAGATCAAATTACCTCTATTGACCAACCTTTACCAGTGTCAAGCTTAGTAGAGAATCATAAGTCTTCGGTATCAAGACGGAGGAGATCCCGCTCTAGGAGTAAGAAAAACGTCAAATCACAGAGGAGTGGGTGA
- the LOC106337259 gene encoding probable WRKY transcription factor 21, with protein sequence MEEIEGANRAAVDISHRVLNLLCTPHQQDQEYKLSETREAVFRFKRVSSLLSTTSVGHARFRRAKEPHTHLSQSIFLDQRTEPPPSQTAPVMMLRSGLHELSTDSPTLGTRSFSLNSDAKAKAPLLQLNQSIHQNMFPEHQQLHERLEAHRHQMQKQQKHQGEIMLRKCNGGISLSFDNSSCTQTMSSTRSFVSSLSIDGSVANLEGRNSFHLVGAPSSTDQSLQHSKRKCLMKCGSSSRCHCSKKRKHRVRRSIRVPAISNKVADIPPDDYSWRKYGQKPIKGSPYPRGYYKCSSMRGCPARKHVERCLEDPAMLIVTYEAEHSHPKLPSQAMTT encoded by the exons ATGGAGGAGATAGAAGGAGCGAACAGAGCAGCTGTAGATATTTCTCATAGAGTTCTTAACCTCTTATGTACACCACATCAACAAGATCAAGAGTACAAACTGTCTGAGACTAGAGAAGCTGTGTTTAGGTTCAAGAGAGTGTCGAGTCTGTTAAGTACTACTAGTGTGGGTCATGCCAGGTTTAGAAGAGCTAAGGAACCTCATACCCATTTGTCTCAAAGCATCTTCCTTGATCAAAGAACAGAACCTCCACCATCTCAGACAGCACCGGTTATGATGCTCCGGTCTGGTTTACATGAGTTGAGCACTGATTCCCCCACTTTAGGGACCAGGTCCTTCAGTTTGAACTCAGATGCTAAAGCAAAAGCGCCTCTCCTTCAGCTTAACCAGTCAATCCATCAGAATATGTTTCCTGAACATCAACAGTTACATGAACGCTTGGAGGCTCACCGTCATCAGATGCAGAAGCAACAGAAACATCAAGGTGAGATTATGCTAAGGAAGTGCAACGGTGGGATAAGCTTGAGTTTTGACAACTCGAGCTGTACTCAAACCATGTCATCCACTAGATCCTTCGTTTCATCCCTTAGCATAGATGGCAGCGTTGCTAATTTAGAAGGAAGGAACTCTTTTCATTTGGTAGGGGCTCCGAGTTCAACGGATCAGAGTTTACAACACTCTAAGAGAAAATGCCTCATGAAATGCGGGAGCTCTAGCCGATGCCACTGCTCTAAGAAGAG GAAACATAGGGTTAGGAGATCGATCAGAGTGCCTGCTATAAGTAACAAGGTTGCAGATATCCCTCCTGATGATTATTCGTGGCGAAAGTATGGTCAGAAACCCATCAAGGGCTCTCCTTATCCCAG GGGATATTACAAATGCAGTAGCATGAGAGGCTGTCCAGCGAGGAAGCACGTTGAGAGATGCTTGGAAGATCCGGCAATGCTTATTGTTACTTATGAAGCAGAGCATAGCCATCCCAAATTGCCATCTCAAGCCATGACAACTTAA